A region of the Nocardia asteroides genome:
ACGGCGGGCGCCGGATGCCGAGCGGCGGTGCGAAGTAGGAAGAGGGATTCGTGGATGGGCGCGGAATCACTCCGCGCCCGGTCCGAGAATTAGAGATGTGCCGTCCTGATGCCGCTTTATCCGGGTGAGCGACGAGCAGAAGTGCGGCCGCGCTCAGAATACGAACTGAGGACCGTAACCCGTCGTTTGCGCGATGCCGTTCCTTGCCTCGGCCCGGACGGTGATGAACGGCATCGCGGAGGCCGGGGAAAGGCATCCGTTGACATTCAACGCGGTGTTGGTATGGGCGAAGGTGAAGGGGAACGTCGACTCCTCGTCCAGGTCCGCCTCGGCGATAACCGCCGCGGTCACACTGCCCGGCGCCAGATTCACCGTGATCTCACCGCCGAGTTCGCCGTTTACGCCGAAGGTGGTGTCCGCGCCGATGGCAATGGTGGGAGCGACGACGACCGGCAACTCCTCGAGCATCCCGTACTCGTTGAATTCCCCGAAATCGATCCCACCCAGCTCGATGACGATCCCGGGTGTGAATTCGACACCGGCGCCCGCGGCCGCGGCGATGGACACCGAGATACCGTCGGAAATGTCCACCGCGCAGCCGATCAGATACCCGGCGACGATCTGCCCCGCACGCAGTGTCGAGGCGCCATCGGAAACAACCGAGAAGTCCCCGGACACTTTGGCGGCGTGCGCGAATGGAATGCCCAATGCGACATCACCGCCGACGGATACGACGTTGTTGTAGTCCACCGACGCGATCAAATGTAGCCCGCCGGTGCCGACCACACCCGGCTCGGCCCCCGCAACGGTATCGGAAACAGCGAAAGAGCCGGTAGCGGCCACGATCACCGCGATGATCGCGGCAAGGGTACGCGAATGCTTGCGGTTCATCATGCTCCAGTCGAGTATCGATCGAATCGGAACTTCGTACGCGAACGGGCCCGCACGGCAGATGGTTCGTCGCGAACTCCATTCGGCGTACGCGGCAGTGGAACTCTATCGGGCGGTGCCGCTCAGGCCCGTGATCGCGCCGACACGGCGAGTCGGCCGACGCGACCGGAAAGCGGTCTCGTCGGCATCGCCCGAATTGCCTGGAATGGCGAATGAACTATTGATTCATACCAGATCCGAGTTTGCGGTCGCTGGTCGACGCGGTCTCGCGTCGATTGCGGCCGCTAGTTCACCACGCGTACGCGCGCAGTCCCGCGGATCTCACCGCGCGCCCGGCCAACTCGCGCAACGCGTCGGCGGAACCGATGCGCGCCGGATCGAGGCTCACCAGGCTGAGCACGTAGTCCTCGCCGATGCGGCACAGATAGCCGGAGAGCCGGGTGCGGGGCAGTCGCGCGGTGGTGAGGCCGGGATGGATGGCGCGGGCGGCGACGCCCGTGCAGCGGTGCGGGCCGAGCGTGCGCAAGGAGGCGGGCAGCGTTCCGATGTTGGAACACAAGATGTCCAGTTCGCCCGCGCCTTTGGACAAGGTGTGCGCCCAGCGGTCCGGGATCACCTGGAGTAGTTCTTCGGGCATGCCGCTCGGGGCGGACATGCGGTGCTCGTACGCCGAACGGGCGAGTGCGCGGATAGTCCCCGGGGTGTCGGTTCGGGTGATCGCGATGCGCGTCATGGCCAGATCATTGTCGACGCGGGGTTCGTCGCGGGTGTCGACGGGCAGGCTGGCCGCGATCGTCGCACCCGGAAACCCGCTGTCCCACAGCATGGTCGCGACGAGGTGGATGAACAGGCTGTTGGCGGTGCCGCCGTCACGCGCGGCGACGCGATCCCACCGCGCGGCCGGGCATTGCAGGATTGCGCTGTGCGTCGTGCTGTCGCCTCCGCGCGGATGCTCGTCCCGGAGCGCGGCGGCGGGCCGCGGCGGTATCCCGCGCCGGAGTGCCGCCGCGGTTCCGCGCAGGACGACCGACCACTGACGCCGGGCGTCGGACCAGTCCGATTCCCGCGCGGCGGGATTCGGCGGGCGCACCCGTGATCCGCCGAGTGCATCGTCGACGGCCAGCGCCAGCGCTCGCCCGTCGGCCAGCGCGTGCGAGGACGTGAGGGATACGACCGAGCCGCCGTCGTCCAGCGCGGCGGTCGACAGCCGCCACCCGGGACCGTATTCCGGATCGAGCCCGGCGCCCTGCGCGTCTGCCCAGTCGAGCAGTTCCGCGACCGGGAGAACGCCCTCGGCGCGCGCGATCGGGTAGGCGCGGACGTTCGGTCGCCAGCTTCGCCGAGCGCCCGGCACGCGCGCGCGAATCACTCTGCGCCCCAGCGGTCCGGCGCGCAGGGCTTCATGCACACCGACCAGGAGCGCTGGGTCCACCCGATCGGCAGTTCGCCACAGCCCTTGCAGGGCGATGGGCGTGCCGAGTCCGCGGTGGGTCCGCAGAAAGATCTCGTCGACGACGCTCAGTCGGCCCATCTGGCTCAGGCGCGAGCGCCGTGGCGTCCCGCGCCCGACGCGAAGCGCTGCGCGCCGTCCAGAGCGCCGCCCGCCAGCGCGGTCAGGCCGTGCCGGAACTCGTTGCGCAGCGCGGACTCCTCGGTCATTCCCTCCTGCTCGAGCAAGGACATGCGGTCCGAGCGCAGGCAGGTCTGCGGCAGCGCGGCCAGTTCCGCGGCGAGCGCCTCCGCGCCGCGGCGGGCTTCGCCGGTGGGCACGACGCGGTTCACCAAACCCATCTGGAGCGCCTCGTCGGCGCCCACCGCGCGTCCGGTGAGCACCAGATCCATGGCGCGGCCCATGCCGATGACCCGCGGCAGCCGCACGGTGCCGCCGTCGATCAGCGGGACGCCCCAGCGGCGGCAGAAGACGCCGAAGGTGCTGTCGCGCTCGGCGACGCGCAGATCGCACCACAGCGCGAGTTCCAGCCCGCCTGCCACCGCGTAGCCGGAGACCGCGGCGATCACCGGTTTGGACAGTCGCATCCGCGTCGGCCCCATCGGGCCGTCACCATCCTCCTCGGCGCGGTTGGAGCGCTCGGTACCGAGCGCCTTGAGGTCGGCCCCCGCGCAGAACGTGCCGCCGTCGCCCCACAGCACCGCGACCGCCGCGTCCGGGTCCGCGTCGAACTCACGGAAGGCCTCGGCCAGCGCGGCGGCGGTCGGTCCGTCCACCGCGTTGCGTGCCTCGGGCCGGTGCAGGATCACGGTGGTCACGGGGCCGTTGCGTTCGATCAGTACGGTCACGCGCTCGACCATACGCCGTAAAAGCACCCTTGTGTGAAGAAATGAATCCGTGCTTCACTTCTTGGGTGGCCTACCGCAGAACCCCTGCTGTGCAGGCCCGCCTGGACGCCCAGGCGGGGCTGATCGTGCAGGCCGCGACCAAGGTGCTGTCCAGCGGCGGATACGCCGCGCTGACCATGGCGGCGGTCGCGGCCGAGGCGGGCGTGGCCACCGGCACCGTCTACAAGAACTTCGACGGCAAGGCCGACTTGGTACGCGCGGTGTTCCGGAAAGTGGTCGCCCGCGAGGTCGCCGCGGTGGCCGCGGCGGGTGCGCGCGGAACGGCGATCGAACGGGTGACCGCCGCGGTGGAGACGTTCGCCGGCCGCGCGCTGAAGAACCCGAACCTGGCCTACGTGTTGCTCGCCGAGCCGGTCGACGCCGCCGTGGACAGCGAACGCCTGCACTTCCGGCGCGCGTTCGCCGAGACCTTCGAATCCGCGGTGGCCGAGGGCATCGCGGGCGGCGAACTCCCACCGCAGGACCCGAGGATCAGCGCGGCCGCGTTGGTCGGCGCGATCGGCGAGGTTCTGGTGGGCCCGCTCGCCGACGCGCCCCACGGCGAATCCGTCGTCCCCGAACTCATCGCTTTCGCGATCCGCGCGCTCGGCGTGCGCGACGACCCGGGCGCAGGCAGCGCTCGGCTGGAATCAGGAGTGTCAGATGCAGACGCATGAAGTCTTCAATCAGGTGCCCGACATCGTGCCGTTCGACGTCGCGCGCAATCCGGCCTTGCTCGAGGGTCTGCACCGGGAAGGCGCGGGCTGGGCCGAAGCCGAAGTGCGGGAGCTGGGCGCGCTCGCGGGCGGTGCGCAGGCGCAGGAGTGGGGCAGGCTGGCCAACGAATACCCGCCGGTGCTGCGCACCCACGACCGCTACGGCCACCGCATCGATGAGGTCGAGTTCCACCCGCACTGGCACGACCTGATGCGCGTCGCCGTCGAGCACGGCCTGCACGGCGCCGTGTGGTTGGACGACCGCCCCGGCGCGCACGTGGCGCGCGCGGCGAAGTTCTACACCTGGGGCGTCGCCGACGCGGGCCACATGTGCCCGATCTCGATGACCTACGCGGTGGTCCCCGCCCTGCGGCACAACCGCGAACTGTCGGCGAAGTACGAACCGCTGCTCGGCTCCCGCGTATACGACTTCGGCCTGCGCGAGCCGTCGACCAAGGCCGGACTCATCGCGGGCATGTCGATGACCGAGAAGCAGGGCGGCTCGGACGTCCGCGCCAACACCACCACGGCCACGCCGCAGCCGGACGGCTCCTACCGGATCGTCGGGCACAAATGGTTCACCTCCGCCCCGATGTCGGACATGTTCCTCACCCTGGCGCAGGCGCCCGGCGGACTCTCCTGCTTCCTGCTGCCCCGGGTGCTGCCGGACGGCGCCCGCAATCCCATCCGCATCCAGCGGCTCAAGGACAAGCTGGGCAACAAGTCCAACGCCTCCTCGGAGATCGAGTACGACAACGCCGTCGGCTGGCTGGTCGGCGCGGAGGGCGCGGGCGTCAAGACCATCATCGAGATGGTGAACATGACCAGGCTGGACTGCGTGATCGGCTCGGCCACCGGCATGCGTGCGGGCACGGTGTACGCGGTGCACCACGCCAGGCACCGGAAGGCGTTCGGCGCCGAGCTGATCGACCAGCCCGCCATGCGTAACGTGCTCGCCGATCTGGTGATCGAGTCCGACGCCGCGACCACCGTGATGATGCGGCTGGCCGGGGCCACCGACCGGGCGGGCCGGGATCCGGCCGAGGCGGCGCTGCGGCGCATCGCGCTGGCGGTCACCAAGTACTGGGTGTGCAAGCGGGCGCCCGCACACGCCGCCGAGGCGCTGGAATGCCTGGGCGGCAACGGATACGCCGAGGAATCCGGCATGCCGCGGCTGTACCGGGAGGCGCCGCTGATGTCCATCTGGGAAGGGTCGGGCAACGTCGCCGCGCTGGACGCGTTGCGTGCCATGGGACGTCAGCCGGAGACCGTCGAGGCCTACTTCGACGAGGTGTCGTCGGCCAAGGGTGAGAACCCGCGACTGGACGACGCGATCGCCCGGGTCGGCAAGGAGCTGTCGGACTTCGACGACATCGAGTACCGCGCCCGGCGGGTCGTGGAATTGATGGCGCTCGTGCTCCAAGGCGCGCAACTGGTGCGCCACGGTCACCCCGCCGTCGCCGATGCGTTCTGCGCCACCCGGCTCGGCGACGACTGGGGTATCGCGTTCGGCACGCTGCCCACCGGCGTGGACACCGGCGCGATCGTGGAGCGCGCGTTCGTCTGAGCCGCCTGCCTCACGCGGGCCGGGTCAGCACGCGTTCGACCAGCGCGGTGTTGCAGTACTCGACCACTTCGCGCAGCTTGCCTTCGGATACTCGGAAGACGAAGCAGTAGGTCTGATCGTAGGTTTCGCCG
Encoded here:
- a CDS encoding TetR/AcrR family transcriptional regulator translates to MAYRRTPAVQARLDAQAGLIVQAATKVLSSGGYAALTMAAVAAEAGVATGTVYKNFDGKADLVRAVFRKVVAREVAAVAAAGARGTAIERVTAAVETFAGRALKNPNLAYVLLAEPVDAAVDSERLHFRRAFAETFESAVAEGIAGGELPPQDPRISAAALVGAIGEVLVGPLADAPHGESVVPELIAFAIRALGVRDDPGAGSARLESGVSDADA
- a CDS encoding acyl-CoA dehydrogenase family protein; translated protein: MQTHEVFNQVPDIVPFDVARNPALLEGLHREGAGWAEAEVRELGALAGGAQAQEWGRLANEYPPVLRTHDRYGHRIDEVEFHPHWHDLMRVAVEHGLHGAVWLDDRPGAHVARAAKFYTWGVADAGHMCPISMTYAVVPALRHNRELSAKYEPLLGSRVYDFGLREPSTKAGLIAGMSMTEKQGGSDVRANTTTATPQPDGSYRIVGHKWFTSAPMSDMFLTLAQAPGGLSCFLLPRVLPDGARNPIRIQRLKDKLGNKSNASSEIEYDNAVGWLVGAEGAGVKTIIEMVNMTRLDCVIGSATGMRAGTVYAVHHARHRKAFGAELIDQPAMRNVLADLVIESDAATTVMMRLAGATDRAGRDPAEAALRRIALAVTKYWVCKRAPAHAAEALECLGGNGYAEESGMPRLYREAPLMSIWEGSGNVAALDALRAMGRQPETVEAYFDEVSSAKGENPRLDDAIARVGKELSDFDDIEYRARRVVELMALVLQGAQLVRHGHPAVADAFCATRLGDDWGIAFGTLPTGVDTGAIVERAFV
- a CDS encoding MspA family porin, whose amino-acid sequence is MMNRKHSRTLAAIIAVIVAATGSFAVSDTVAGAEPGVVGTGGLHLIASVDYNNVVSVGGDVALGIPFAHAAKVSGDFSVVSDGASTLRAGQIVAGYLIGCAVDISDGISVSIAAAAGAGVEFTPGIVIELGGIDFGEFNEYGMLEELPVVVAPTIAIGADTTFGVNGELGGEITVNLAPGSVTAAVIAEADLDEESTFPFTFAHTNTALNVNGCLSPASAMPFITVRAEARNGIAQTTGYGPQFVF
- a CDS encoding crotonase/enoyl-CoA hydratase family protein yields the protein MVERVTVLIERNGPVTTVILHRPEARNAVDGPTAAALAEAFREFDADPDAAVAVLWGDGGTFCAGADLKALGTERSNRAEEDGDGPMGPTRMRLSKPVIAAVSGYAVAGGLELALWCDLRVAERDSTFGVFCRRWGVPLIDGGTVRLPRVIGMGRAMDLVLTGRAVGADEALQMGLVNRVVPTGEARRGAEALAAELAALPQTCLRSDRMSLLEQEGMTEESALRNEFRHGLTALAGGALDGAQRFASGAGRHGARA